In one window of Streptomyces sp. FXJ1.172 DNA:
- a CDS encoding MoaD/ThiS family protein, translating to MPKVTVRYWAAAKAASGVAEEPYDADTLADALSAVRARHPGELTRVLQRCSFLIDGDPVGTRAHETVRLAEGGTVEVLPPFAGG from the coding sequence ATGCCCAAGGTCACGGTGCGCTACTGGGCCGCCGCCAAAGCCGCGTCCGGCGTCGCCGAGGAGCCGTACGACGCGGACACGCTGGCCGACGCCCTGTCCGCCGTGCGCGCGCGACACCCCGGTGAACTCACCCGCGTGCTGCAGCGATGCTCCTTCCTCATAGACGGTGACCCCGTCGGGACCCGCGCGCATGAGACGGTACGGCTGGCCGAGGGCGGCACGGTCGAGGTGCTCCCGCCGTTCGCAGGAGGATGA
- a CDS encoding alpha/beta hydrolase family protein has protein sequence MRNRPAGQVAHSTVRPNPETHRQGPIRTFLRTADGIPVDSVYDPGAVVYETSPDTRRSASRDLVFVVAHGFTGDVDRPHVRRVAGLLARYGAVVTFSFRGHGRSGGRSTVGDKEVLDLAAAVEWARGLGHARVATVGFSMGGSVVLRHAALHPGAADAVVSVSAPARWYYRGTAPMRRLHWLVTRPEGRLVGRYGLRTRIHHRDWNPVPLSPVEAVPKIAPTPLLVVHGDRDGYFPLDHPRMLAEAAGDHGELWVEPGMGHAEHAADDALLARIADWAVGTAG, from the coding sequence ATGAGGAACCGTCCGGCAGGTCAAGTGGCGCATTCCACCGTTCGTCCGAATCCCGAGACGCACAGACAGGGCCCTATCCGGACGTTCTTGCGCACGGCCGACGGAATTCCGGTCGATTCCGTATACGATCCGGGCGCCGTCGTATACGAAACCTCTCCGGACACCCGCCGTTCGGCCTCCCGCGACCTGGTGTTCGTCGTCGCCCACGGGTTCACCGGGGACGTGGACCGGCCGCATGTGCGAAGGGTGGCGGGCCTGCTCGCCCGTTACGGCGCCGTCGTCACCTTCTCCTTCCGCGGCCACGGACGCTCCGGCGGCCGCTCCACGGTCGGGGACAAGGAGGTGCTGGACCTCGCCGCCGCCGTGGAGTGGGCCCGCGGCCTCGGGCACGCGCGCGTGGCGACCGTCGGCTTCTCCATGGGCGGCTCGGTCGTCCTGCGGCACGCGGCCCTGCACCCCGGCGCGGCCGACGCGGTGGTCTCGGTCAGCGCCCCCGCCCGCTGGTACTACCGGGGCACGGCGCCCATGCGCCGGCTGCACTGGCTGGTCACCCGTCCCGAGGGCCGCCTGGTCGGCCGCTACGGCCTGCGCACCCGCATCCACCACCGGGACTGGAACCCGGTCCCGCTCTCCCCGGTGGAGGCGGTCCCGAAGATCGCCCCGACGCCGCTCCTGGTCGTCCACGGCGACCGGGACGGCTATTTCCCCCTCGACCACCCCCGGATGCTCGCCGAGGCGGCGGGTGACCACGGGGAACTGTGGGTGGAGCCGGGCATGGGCCACGCCGAGCACGCGGCGGACGACGCGCTGCTCGCCCGGATCGCGGACTGGGCTGTCGGCACGGCGGGCTAG
- a CDS encoding LacI family DNA-binding transcriptional regulator yields the protein MAKVTRDDVARLAGTSTAVVSYVINNGPRPVAPATRERVLAAIKELGYRPDRVAQAMASRRTDLIGLIIPDARQPFFGEMAHAVEQAASERGKMVLVGNTDYIGEREVHYLRAFLGMRVSGLILVSHALNDLAAAEIDAWDARVVLLHERPEAIDDVAVVTDDLGGAQLAVRHLLEHGYEYVACMGGTAQTPAVGDPVSDHVEGWKRAMAEAGLSTEGRLFEAPYNRYDAYQVALEVLSGPNRPPAVFCSTDDQAIGLLRAARELRIDVPGELAVAGFDDIKEAALADPPLTTVASDRSAMARSAVDLVLDDGLRVAGSRRERLKTFPSRLVVRTSCGCQEMKPV from the coding sequence GTGGCCAAGGTGACTCGGGATGACGTGGCACGGCTGGCTGGGACCTCCACCGCCGTCGTCAGTTATGTCATCAACAACGGACCCCGGCCGGTCGCCCCGGCCACGCGCGAGCGTGTCCTCGCGGCGATCAAGGAACTGGGGTACCGGCCCGACCGGGTGGCCCAGGCGATGGCCTCCCGGCGCACCGACCTCATAGGCCTGATCATCCCGGACGCCCGCCAGCCGTTCTTCGGCGAGATGGCGCACGCGGTCGAGCAGGCCGCCTCCGAGCGCGGAAAGATGGTCCTGGTCGGCAACACCGATTACATCGGCGAACGCGAGGTCCACTACCTGCGCGCCTTCCTGGGCATGCGCGTCTCGGGCCTGATCCTCGTCTCCCACGCGCTGAACGACCTGGCCGCCGCCGAGATCGACGCCTGGGACGCCCGGGTGGTGCTGCTGCACGAGCGCCCCGAGGCCATCGACGACGTCGCCGTGGTCACGGACGACCTGGGCGGCGCCCAGCTCGCCGTGCGCCACCTGCTGGAGCACGGCTACGAGTACGTCGCCTGCATGGGCGGTACGGCGCAGACACCGGCGGTCGGCGACCCGGTCTCCGACCACGTCGAGGGCTGGAAGCGGGCCATGGCCGAGGCGGGCCTGAGCACTGAGGGCCGGCTGTTCGAGGCGCCGTACAACCGTTACGACGCGTACCAGGTCGCCCTGGAGGTCCTGTCCGGGCCGAACCGGCCGCCCGCGGTCTTCTGCTCCACCGACGACCAGGCGATCGGCCTGCTGCGGGCCGCCCGCGAGCTGCGCATCGACGTGCCCGGCGAGCTGGCGGTGGCCGGCTTCGACGACATCAAGGAGGCCGCGCTCGCCGACCCGCCGCTGACCACGGTCGCCTCGGACCGCTCGGCGATGGCCCGGTCGGCGGTCGACCTGGTCCTGGACGACGGGCTGCGGGTGGCGGGCTCGCGGCGGGAGCGGCTGAAGACGTTCCCGTCGCGGCTGGTGGTGCGCACGAGCTGCGGCTGCCAGGAGATGAAGCCCGTCTGA
- a CDS encoding DUF1416 domain-containing protein — protein sequence MCGAKAGGPDASTIKPGETTIQGQVTRDGEPVTGYVRLLDSTGEFTAEVPTSATGQFRFYAAEGTWTVRALVPGGTADRTVVAQQGGLAEVAIAI from the coding sequence ATGTGCGGTGCGAAGGCCGGTGGCCCGGACGCCTCGACGATCAAGCCCGGTGAGACCACGATCCAGGGCCAGGTGACCCGCGACGGCGAGCCGGTGACGGGCTACGTCCGTCTGCTGGACTCGACCGGCGAGTTCACGGCCGAGGTGCCGACCTCGGCGACCGGTCAGTTCCGGTTCTACGCGGCTGAGGGCACGTGGACGGTGCGCGCGCTGGTGCCCGGCGGCACGGCCGACCGCACGGTTGTCGCCCAGCAGGGCGGGCTGGCTGAGGTCGCCATCGCGATCTGA
- a CDS encoding sulfurtransferase, whose product MSRSDVLVDADWVQEHLDDPTIALVEVDEDTSAYEKNHIRNAIRIDWTKDLQDPVRRDFIDQEGFEKLLSQKGIANNHTVILYGGNNNWFASYAYWYFKLYGHENVKLLDGGRKKWELDARELVPGDEVPERAKTDYKAKAQDTSIRAFRDDVVAAIGSQNLVDVRSPDEFSGKLLAPAHLPQEQSQRPGHVPSAKNIPWSKNANDDGTFKSDEDLKALYAEESVDLSKDTIAYCRIGERSALTWFVLHELLGVQNVKNYDGSWTEYGSLVGVPIELGAGK is encoded by the coding sequence ATGAGCCGCAGCGACGTCCTCGTAGACGCCGACTGGGTCCAGGAGCACCTGGACGACCCCACCATCGCCCTGGTGGAGGTGGACGAGGACACGTCCGCCTACGAGAAGAACCACATCCGCAACGCGATCCGCATCGACTGGACCAAGGACCTCCAGGACCCGGTGCGCCGTGACTTCATCGACCAGGAGGGCTTCGAGAAGCTCCTGTCGCAGAAGGGCATCGCCAACAACCACACGGTGATCCTCTACGGCGGCAACAACAACTGGTTCGCGTCCTACGCCTACTGGTACTTCAAGCTGTACGGCCACGAGAACGTCAAGCTCCTCGACGGCGGCCGCAAGAAGTGGGAGCTGGACGCCCGCGAGCTGGTCCCCGGCGACGAGGTCCCCGAGCGCGCCAAGACGGACTACAAGGCCAAGGCCCAGGACACCTCGATCCGTGCCTTCCGTGACGACGTCGTCGCCGCGATCGGCTCGCAGAACCTGGTCGACGTACGCTCGCCCGACGAGTTCTCCGGCAAGCTGCTCGCCCCGGCGCACCTGCCGCAGGAGCAGTCGCAGCGTCCGGGCCACGTCCCGAGCGCCAAGAACATCCCGTGGTCCAAGAACGCCAACGACGACGGCACGTTCAAGTCGGACGAGGACCTGAAGGCCCTCTACGCCGAGGAGAGCGTGGACCTCTCCAAGGACACGATCGCCTACTGCCGCATCGGTGAGCGCTCGGCCCTGACCTGGTTCGTGCTGCACGAGCTGCTCGGTGTCCAGAACGTCAAGAACTACGACGGCTCCTGGACCGAGTACGGCTCCCTCGTCGGCGTGCCGATCGAACTCGGCGCCGGTAAGTAG
- a CDS encoding Ms5788A family Cys-rich leader peptide: MKRQADLTKRRAVDLCRVAAMLCRPF; this comes from the coding sequence ATGAAGCGACAGGCGGATCTCACGAAGCGGCGGGCAGTGGACCTGTGCCGCGTTGCCGCCATGCTCTGTCGCCCCTTCTGA
- a CDS encoding winged helix-turn-helix transcriptional regulator codes for MSSLLLLTNALQPSTEVLPALGLLLHNVRVAPAEGPALVDTPGADVILVDGRRDLPQVRSLCQLLRSTGPGCPLLLVVTEGGLAAVTADWGIDDVLLDTAGPAEVEARLRLAMGRQQIVNDDSPMEIRNGDLSVDEATYSAKLKGRVLDLTFKEFELLKYLAQHPGRVFTRAQLLQEVWGYDYFGGTRTVDVHVRRLRAKLGPEHESLIGTVRNVGYRFVTPEKNDRSAEKAAERAAEEAKAEAGRAKAEDAGASAVPDDADVHADA; via the coding sequence ATGAGTTCTCTGCTGCTGCTGACCAATGCCCTCCAGCCGTCGACGGAGGTGCTGCCTGCCCTCGGCCTGCTTCTGCACAACGTGCGGGTGGCCCCGGCGGAGGGTCCCGCCCTGGTCGACACCCCCGGTGCCGACGTCATCCTCGTCGACGGCCGCCGCGACCTGCCGCAGGTGCGCAGCCTGTGCCAGCTGCTGCGCTCCACCGGCCCCGGCTGTCCGCTGCTCCTCGTCGTCACCGAGGGCGGGCTCGCCGCCGTCACCGCCGACTGGGGCATCGACGACGTCCTCCTCGACACCGCCGGTCCCGCGGAGGTGGAGGCGCGGCTGCGGCTCGCCATGGGCCGCCAGCAGATCGTCAACGACGACTCCCCGATGGAGATCCGCAACGGCGATCTGTCGGTCGACGAGGCCACCTACTCCGCCAAGCTCAAGGGGCGGGTGCTCGACCTCACCTTCAAGGAGTTCGAGCTGCTGAAGTACCTCGCCCAGCACCCGGGCCGCGTCTTCACCCGCGCCCAGCTGCTGCAGGAGGTGTGGGGCTACGACTACTTCGGCGGCACCCGGACGGTCGACGTGCACGTACGGCGGCTGCGGGCCAAGCTCGGCCCGGAGCACGAGTCACTGATCGGCACCGTACGGAACGTCGGTTATCGATTCGTGACCCCCGAGAAGAACGACCGCAGTGCCGAGAAGGCCGCCGAGAGGGCTGCCGAGGAGGCCAAGGCCGAGGCGGGGCGGGCAAAGGCGGAGGATGCGGGCGCATCGGCCGTCCCGGACGACGCCGACGTCCACGCCGACGCCTAG